Within the Longimicrobium sp. genome, the region TGTCGCCGGGGCCGGGCTTCCTTCCCTTCGAGGAGTGGAACCGGCGCGGGTGCGTGGGGATGGACGACTGGCACCTGCACCTGACCACGCTCTTTCCCGAGGTGCGCCCCAAGGGCTTCGCCGAGGTGCGCTCCGCCGACGCCGTGGCGCCGGAGTGGTACGCGGCGCCCCTGGTTCTGCTGGCCGGCATCGCCTACCACGCCCCCAGCCTGCGTGCCGCCGCCGATCTCCTGGGCGACCCCGATCCCGCCCTGCTGATCGCCGCCGGGCGCGACGGGCTCTCCGACGGCCGCATCGCCGCGACCGCCGCGGAGCTGGCGGGCATCGCGCTTTCCGGCGCCGCCGCGATGCCCGCGTTCTTCGGCGGCGAGGACATCGACGAGGCAGCCGAGTTCTTCGCCCACTACACGCGCCAGGCGCGCTCCCCCGCGGACGACATCCTCGACGCCATCACCGGCTCCATTCCCGTCTGACGGCTGCCATCAAACGATCTGGCCGGAACCCGGTTCGTCCCTCCGGGTACGCCGCACTCCAGCGCAATCTCCCGCCTTTCCGGCCCCCCGAACACCACGGACATGAAGATCCTGCGGATCGCCGCGGCCGCGCTCGTTTGCGCAGCGACGGCAGCAACCCTGCCGCCCGCCGTCCACGCGCAGACCACGGGCGCCGCCCAGCCCCAGGGCACGGCCGTTCGCGTGTACCTGGACTGCAGCGGGTTCTACTGCGACCGCGACGTTTTTCAGACCGAGATCGCGTTCGTCACCCACGTCCGCGATCGCGGCGACGCCGAGGTGCACGTGCTGATCACCTCCCAGTCCACCGGGGCGGGCGGAACGGCGTACACGCTGGCGTTCCTGGGCCAGGGCCGGTTCGCGGGGGTGAACTCCACGCTGACCTACAACAGCGAGCCCAACATCTCCGAAGAGCGCCGCATGTCGGGGCTCGCCGGGGCCATCAAGCTGGGGCTGGTGCGCTACGCGGCCGAAACGCCGCAGGCGGCCAACCTGCGGGTGACGTACGATGCCCCGAAGACGGAAGCAGCCGCCACCCCGGCGCGCGACCCATGGAACCACTGGACCATGCGGCTGAGCGGGCGCGGCTTCTTCAACGGCGAGCAGACGTACAGCAACAAGAATTTCTTCGGCTCGGTGAGCGCGTCGCGCACCACGGAGCAGTGGAAGCTGCGGGTTTCCCTGAACGGCAGCGAGAGCGAAACCCGGTTCGAGATCGACTCGGCCACCGTGTTCACCAACAAGCAGACCGGCCGCTCGATCGACGTCCTGACCGTGCGCAGCCTGGGCCCGCACCTTTCCGCCGGGGTTACGGGCGCGGCGTCGCGGTCCACCTACCTGAACCAGGACATGGCGGTCCGCATCGCCCCCGCCGTGGAGTACAACTTCTTCCCCTACTCCGAATCCACCCGGCGCCAGCTCACCGCACGGTATTCGGTGGGCCCCGCATGGTACGACTACTCCGAGCCGACGGTGTTCGAGCGCACGGAAGAAGCGCGCGTGCAGCAGATGCTGCAGGTGGGCGTGGTGGCGCGCCAGCCCTGGGGCAGCATCGACGTGGGCGCGGCGGCCGGCAGCTTCCTGGACGATTTCGCACAGAACCGCCTTCAGATCGGCGGCGGGGTGGAGCTGAACCTGTTTCGCGGCTTTTCGCTGGACCTGAACGGCTCGTACGACCGTCTTCGCGACCAGATCTACCTGGCCGCGGGCGAGGCCACCGACGAAGAGGTGCTGCTTCGGCGGCGGCAGCTGGCGACCGGCTTCCAGTACTTCGCCTCCGTGGGGCTCTCGTACACGTTCGGCTCCAAGGTCAGCCCGGTCGTCAACCCGCGGTTCGGAGGCGGTGGATCGGGCTGGATCAACTGACGCCGTCCGTCACCGAGGACGTCGGCTGATGTCCCTCCTGCGATCTGCAGCCGCCCTCGTGATCGCGCTTTCGGCCAGCGGGTGCGCGGACGCGGTACCGGCCGATGCGTCGCTCGCAATCACGCACGTGGTGGTGATCGATGGCACCGGCGCGCCTGCGCGGGCGGACCAGACCGTCGTCGTGGTTGGCGGCCGCATCGCCCTCGTGGGGCCGAGCGCGTCCACGGCGGTGCCGCGCGGGGCCAGGCGCATCGACGGGGGCGGGCGGTGGCTGATCCCCGGGCTGTGGGACATGCACGTCCACGCCTTCGGCAACGAGTTTCCGGACTTCGCCGCGCCGCTCCTGCTGGCGCATGGGGTGACGGGCGCGCGCGACATGGGCTTCTACGTCGACAGCGCGCGGTTCTGGACGGGCGAGGTGCGCGCGGGTCGGCTGATGGGTCCCCGAATGGTGATCGGCGGGCGGCTGGACGGGCCCGCCAACCGGACCCCGTGGGTGGCGCGCGCCGCCACGGCGGACGAGGCGCGGCACGCGGTCGATTCGCTCGTGGCGGCCGGCGCGGACTTCATCAAGGTGTACTCCCGGCTGCCGCGCGATGCCTACTTCGCCGCGGCGGACCAGGCGCGGCGGCGCGCGGTGAAGATCGCCGGCCACGTCCCCCACGAGGTCAGCACTCGCGAAGCGGCCGGGCAGCAGGACGGTATGGAGCACGAGGACGACCTGATGCGCGCCTGCTCCAGCGAAGACACGGCGCTGCGGCGCGAGTTCGCCGAGGCGCCGCCCGACGCGCCCCCGGCGCTCCAGCTCGCGACCATCCGCGACCACGCGCGCCGCATGCGAGCCACGTACGATCCCGGGCGTTGTGCCGCCGTGATGCGCACGCTGGCGCGCACCGGCACCTCCCTGACGCCCACACTGGCGGTCTACCAGCCGTACATGGCCCGGGGCGACACCTCGGTGATGCACCCGTCGGCGCACCGCTACGTTCCTAGGCCGATGCTGGTCCAGTGGCGCGCCCGCCTTCAGCGCGCCGGGCCCGGCGACACGTCCACCGTCGCCGCGTTCTTCAGCCTGGAGCGCACGGGCGAGATGCATCGCGCGGGCGTGCGGCTGCTGGCCGGAACGGACGCGCCGCTCCCCTACCTCATCCCCGGCCTGTCGCTGCACGATGAGCTGGCGCTGCTCGTGCGCGCGGGGCTCACGCCGATGGAGGCGCTGCGGACGGCCACGTACAACCCGGCCGCCTACCTGGGCGCCCTCGACTCCCTCGGCACCATCCGTCCGGGAAGGCTCGCCGATCTCGTCCTGCTGGACGCGGATCCACTTTCCGACATCCGCAACACACGCCGCATCCACACGGTCATCGCGAACGGGCGGGTGGTCGACCGCCCCGCGCTCCTCCGCCGCGCCGAGGCGTACGCGCGCCGCTCCGGGCACGGGTCCCGCAGGTAATCCACCCTTCAGATCGCGATTCCCCATTCCCGGCGGCCCGTGTTCCTCCAGGTCATCTCCTTTGTCGGCGCGCTCTTGATCCTCGGCGCGTACTTCTCGTACCAGCGCGGCTGGATGGGACGGGAAAACCGGTGGTACTCGGCGATGAACCTGGTGGGAGGGGCGCTGCTGGCGTGGGTGGCCACCATCGACCAGCGATGGGGGTTCGTGCTGCTGGAGGGAACGTGGGCGCTGCTCTCCATCCCGCCGCTCATCAGGCCACCTAGGCCGCCACCGGCCGCACGCGCAAGTGCGGGTGGTGCAAGGAGTTACGGCAATGATAATCCTTGACAGGAGCCGCCGGGCCATATTCTGTATGGTGCATGGGCACCGTACATCGCGAATCCGGCTTCACGTTCCGCATCTGGTCTGAAGACCACGAACCTCCC harbors:
- a CDS encoding amidohydrolase family protein, which translates into the protein MSLLRSAAALVIALSASGCADAVPADASLAITHVVVIDGTGAPARADQTVVVVGGRIALVGPSASTAVPRGARRIDGGGRWLIPGLWDMHVHAFGNEFPDFAAPLLLAHGVTGARDMGFYVDSARFWTGEVRAGRLMGPRMVIGGRLDGPANRTPWVARAATADEARHAVDSLVAAGADFIKVYSRLPRDAYFAAADQARRRAVKIAGHVPHEVSTREAAGQQDGMEHEDDLMRACSSEDTALRREFAEAPPDAPPALQLATIRDHARRMRATYDPGRCAAVMRTLARTGTSLTPTLAVYQPYMARGDTSVMHPSAHRYVPRPMLVQWRARLQRAGPGDTSTVAAFFSLERTGEMHRAGVRLLAGTDAPLPYLIPGLSLHDELALLVRAGLTPMEALRTATYNPAAYLGALDSLGTIRPGRLADLVLLDADPLSDIRNTRRIHTVIANGRVVDRPALLRRAEAYARRSGHGSRR
- a CDS encoding CBU_0592 family membrane protein produces the protein MFLQVISFVGALLILGAYFSYQRGWMGRENRWYSAMNLVGGALLAWVATIDQRWGFVLLEGTWALLSIPPLIRPPRPPPAARASAGGARSYGNDNP